The Hylaeus volcanicus isolate JK05 unplaced genomic scaffold, UHH_iyHylVolc1.0_haploid 12197, whole genome shotgun sequence genome has a window encoding:
- the LOC128882957 gene encoding DDB1- and CUL4-associated factor 13-like isoform X2 has translation MKVKILHRDVEEYDQSFREKGALRPTYRNPDPRLHPLENAHEIQRAIVAAKMEKMFSKPLVAVLDGHRDAVRCIARCHNRLSDIFTGSCDGEIRHWSLSQKRCLRSIKAHEGFVQDISVSHDNMHLLSCGDDGVVRAWQFNALTPVPSQEDIEDTGHLVQLDQDDTQVFGNSILAVKTWTATGPLTSVDHHWKKPLFLTTGETLELWDTSRSSPISSYEWGNDCDGLYHGCFNKADTNLLASSGRDNSVCIFDIRSQQPVSRFILKMRTNHLCWNPMQPLLFTCANEDSNLYTFDIRRLDAARVVHKDFTNAVLDVDYSPTGREFVAASADRTLRIFPSDKGRSREIYHGKRMQLVLSCSYSADARFVISGSADFCVRVWKNKAWDSLGPKSQREKRTLAYREALKERYKHIPQVRRILNHRHIPKLVKLTSEKKAAIHSSRQRAEMNRQLNSKLDSTSDKDEKKRAILKVEDS, from the exons ATGAAGGTGAAAATTCTTCATCGCGATGTCGAAGAATACGATCAGTCATTTCGAGAAAAAGGTGCTTTAAGACCAACCTACCGTAATCCGGATCCACGGTTGCATCCATTAGAAAAT GCGCATGAAATACAACGGGCCATTGTTGCtgcgaaaatggaaaaaatgttttctaaacCGTTAGTTGCCGTTCTTGACGGACACCGTGACGCCGTGCGTTGCATTGCACGCTGCCACAATCGGCTTTCGGACATTTTTACAGGAAGTTGTGATGGAGAAATACGTCATTGGAGTCTATCACAAAAACGCTGTTTACGATCCATTAAAGCTCACGAAGGATTTGTGCAAG ATATATCAGTTTCTCATGACAATATGCATTTGCTGTCATGCGGTGATGATGGTGTCGTTCGTGCTTGGCAGTTTAATGCATTAACGCCCGTTCCATCTCAAGAAGATATAGAGGACACAGGCCACCTGGTGCAGCTTGATCAGGATGATACGCAGGTTTTCGGAAATTCGATTCTG GCTGTGAAAACTTGGACGGCAACAGGTCCTTTAACATCTGTAGATCATCATTGGAAAAAACcactttttt TAACGACAGGTGAAACTCTCGAACTTTGGGACACGAGCCGATCTTCCCCTATAAGTTCTTATGAATGGGGAAACGATTGTGATGGTCTTTACCATGGATGTTTTAATAAGGCAGATACCAATCTTTTGGCATCATCTGGAAGAGATAACAGTGTTTGTATTTTTG ATATTCGTAGTCAACAACCTGTCTCAcgttttattcttaaaatgcGAACAAATCATTTATGTTGGAATCCTATGCAGCCGCTATTGTTTACATGTGCTAATGAAGATAGTAATCTTTATACTTTTGATATTCGACGCTTAGATGCTGCGCGAGTTGTTCATAAGGATTTCACGAATGCAGT ATTAGATGTTGATTATTCCCCAACAGGCCGCGAATTTGTTGCGGCATCTGCAGACAGAACCCTTCGAATTTTCCCTTCTGATAAGGGACGGAGTCGTGAAATTTATCATGGAAAACGCATGCAATT AGTCTTGAGTTGCTCTTATTCAGCGGACGCAAGATTCGTGATTTCAGGTTCAGCCGATTTTTGCGTCCGGGTATGGAAAAACAAAGCATGGGACTCGTTAGGACCA aaatccCAACGTGAGAAACGTACCCTTGCGTACCGGGAAGCATTAAAGGAACGTTATAAACACATTCCACAAGTTCGTCGCATACTTAATCATAGGCATATACCTAAGCTAGTTAAATTAACAAGTGAAAAGAAAGCCGCTATTCATTCGTCTCGTCAAAGAGCGGAAAtgaatcgtcaattaaattctaaattggATAGTACGAGTGATAAAGACGAAAAGAAGCGAGCCATTTTAAAGGTGGAggattcataa
- the LOC128882957 gene encoding DDB1- and CUL4-associated factor 13-like isoform X1, which produces MKVKILHRDVEEYDQSFREKGALRPTYRNPDPRLHPLENAHEIQRAIVAAKMEKMFSKPLVAVLDGHRDAVRCIARCHNRLSDIFTGSCDGEIRHWSLSQKRCLRSIKAHEGFVQDISVSHDNMHLLSCGDDGVVRAWQFNALTPVPSQEDIEDTGHLVQLDQDDTQVFGNSILAVKTWTATGPLTSVDHHWKKPLFLTTGETLELWDTSRSSPISSYEWGNDCDGLYHGCFNKADTNLLASSGRDNSVCIFDIRSQQPVSRFILKMRTNHLCWNPMQPLLFTCANEDSNLYTFDIRRLDAARVVHKDFTNAVYAFTGINLNSNVFHRLDVDYSPTGREFVAASADRTLRIFPSDKGRSREIYHGKRMQLVLSCSYSADARFVISGSADFCVRVWKNKAWDSLGPKSQREKRTLAYREALKERYKHIPQVRRILNHRHIPKLVKLTSEKKAAIHSSRQRAEMNRQLNSKLDSTSDKDEKKRAILKVEDS; this is translated from the exons ATGAAGGTGAAAATTCTTCATCGCGATGTCGAAGAATACGATCAGTCATTTCGAGAAAAAGGTGCTTTAAGACCAACCTACCGTAATCCGGATCCACGGTTGCATCCATTAGAAAAT GCGCATGAAATACAACGGGCCATTGTTGCtgcgaaaatggaaaaaatgttttctaaacCGTTAGTTGCCGTTCTTGACGGACACCGTGACGCCGTGCGTTGCATTGCACGCTGCCACAATCGGCTTTCGGACATTTTTACAGGAAGTTGTGATGGAGAAATACGTCATTGGAGTCTATCACAAAAACGCTGTTTACGATCCATTAAAGCTCACGAAGGATTTGTGCAAG ATATATCAGTTTCTCATGACAATATGCATTTGCTGTCATGCGGTGATGATGGTGTCGTTCGTGCTTGGCAGTTTAATGCATTAACGCCCGTTCCATCTCAAGAAGATATAGAGGACACAGGCCACCTGGTGCAGCTTGATCAGGATGATACGCAGGTTTTCGGAAATTCGATTCTG GCTGTGAAAACTTGGACGGCAACAGGTCCTTTAACATCTGTAGATCATCATTGGAAAAAACcactttttt TAACGACAGGTGAAACTCTCGAACTTTGGGACACGAGCCGATCTTCCCCTATAAGTTCTTATGAATGGGGAAACGATTGTGATGGTCTTTACCATGGATGTTTTAATAAGGCAGATACCAATCTTTTGGCATCATCTGGAAGAGATAACAGTGTTTGTATTTTTG ATATTCGTAGTCAACAACCTGTCTCAcgttttattcttaaaatgcGAACAAATCATTTATGTTGGAATCCTATGCAGCCGCTATTGTTTACATGTGCTAATGAAGATAGTAATCTTTATACTTTTGATATTCGACGCTTAGATGCTGCGCGAGTTGTTCATAAGGATTTCACGAATGCAGTGTACGCGTTTACTGGCATCAATCTCAATTCAAACGTTTTTCACAGATTAGATGTTGATTATTCCCCAACAGGCCGCGAATTTGTTGCGGCATCTGCAGACAGAACCCTTCGAATTTTCCCTTCTGATAAGGGACGGAGTCGTGAAATTTATCATGGAAAACGCATGCAATT AGTCTTGAGTTGCTCTTATTCAGCGGACGCAAGATTCGTGATTTCAGGTTCAGCCGATTTTTGCGTCCGGGTATGGAAAAACAAAGCATGGGACTCGTTAGGACCA aaatccCAACGTGAGAAACGTACCCTTGCGTACCGGGAAGCATTAAAGGAACGTTATAAACACATTCCACAAGTTCGTCGCATACTTAATCATAGGCATATACCTAAGCTAGTTAAATTAACAAGTGAAAAGAAAGCCGCTATTCATTCGTCTCGTCAAAGAGCGGAAAtgaatcgtcaattaaattctaaattggATAGTACGAGTGATAAAGACGAAAAGAAGCGAGCCATTTTAAAGGTGGAggattcataa
- the LOC128882957 gene encoding DDB1- and CUL4-associated factor 13-like isoform X4, whose protein sequence is MKVKILHRDVEEYDQSFREKGALRPTYRNPDPRLHPLENAHEIQRAIVAAKMEKMFSKPLVAVLDGHRDAVRCIARCHNRLSDIFTGSCDGEIRHWSLSQKRCLRSIKAHEGFVQDISVSHDNMHLLSCGDDGVVRAWQFNALTPVPSQEDIEDTGHLVQLDQDDTQVFGNSILAVKTWTATGETLELWDTSRSSPISSYEWGNDCDGLYHGCFNKADTNLLASSGRDNSVCIFDIRSQQPVSRFILKMRTNHLCWNPMQPLLFTCANEDSNLYTFDIRRLDAARVVHKDFTNAVYAFTGINLNSNVFHRLDVDYSPTGREFVAASADRTLRIFPSDKGRSREIYHGKRMQLVLSCSYSADARFVISGSADFCVRVWKNKAWDSLGPKSQREKRTLAYREALKERYKHIPQVRRILNHRHIPKLVKLTSEKKAAIHSSRQRAEMNRQLNSKLDSTSDKDEKKRAILKVEDS, encoded by the exons ATGAAGGTGAAAATTCTTCATCGCGATGTCGAAGAATACGATCAGTCATTTCGAGAAAAAGGTGCTTTAAGACCAACCTACCGTAATCCGGATCCACGGTTGCATCCATTAGAAAAT GCGCATGAAATACAACGGGCCATTGTTGCtgcgaaaatggaaaaaatgttttctaaacCGTTAGTTGCCGTTCTTGACGGACACCGTGACGCCGTGCGTTGCATTGCACGCTGCCACAATCGGCTTTCGGACATTTTTACAGGAAGTTGTGATGGAGAAATACGTCATTGGAGTCTATCACAAAAACGCTGTTTACGATCCATTAAAGCTCACGAAGGATTTGTGCAAG ATATATCAGTTTCTCATGACAATATGCATTTGCTGTCATGCGGTGATGATGGTGTCGTTCGTGCTTGGCAGTTTAATGCATTAACGCCCGTTCCATCTCAAGAAGATATAGAGGACACAGGCCACCTGGTGCAGCTTGATCAGGATGATACGCAGGTTTTCGGAAATTCGATTCTG GCTGTGAAAACTTGGACGGCAACAG GTGAAACTCTCGAACTTTGGGACACGAGCCGATCTTCCCCTATAAGTTCTTATGAATGGGGAAACGATTGTGATGGTCTTTACCATGGATGTTTTAATAAGGCAGATACCAATCTTTTGGCATCATCTGGAAGAGATAACAGTGTTTGTATTTTTG ATATTCGTAGTCAACAACCTGTCTCAcgttttattcttaaaatgcGAACAAATCATTTATGTTGGAATCCTATGCAGCCGCTATTGTTTACATGTGCTAATGAAGATAGTAATCTTTATACTTTTGATATTCGACGCTTAGATGCTGCGCGAGTTGTTCATAAGGATTTCACGAATGCAGTGTACGCGTTTACTGGCATCAATCTCAATTCAAACGTTTTTCACAGATTAGATGTTGATTATTCCCCAACAGGCCGCGAATTTGTTGCGGCATCTGCAGACAGAACCCTTCGAATTTTCCCTTCTGATAAGGGACGGAGTCGTGAAATTTATCATGGAAAACGCATGCAATT AGTCTTGAGTTGCTCTTATTCAGCGGACGCAAGATTCGTGATTTCAGGTTCAGCCGATTTTTGCGTCCGGGTATGGAAAAACAAAGCATGGGACTCGTTAGGACCA aaatccCAACGTGAGAAACGTACCCTTGCGTACCGGGAAGCATTAAAGGAACGTTATAAACACATTCCACAAGTTCGTCGCATACTTAATCATAGGCATATACCTAAGCTAGTTAAATTAACAAGTGAAAAGAAAGCCGCTATTCATTCGTCTCGTCAAAGAGCGGAAAtgaatcgtcaattaaattctaaattggATAGTACGAGTGATAAAGACGAAAAGAAGCGAGCCATTTTAAAGGTGGAggattcataa
- the LOC128882956 gene encoding uncharacterized protein LOC128882956 isoform X3, whose product MSETHHLTNIRAESEEWNILEHYFMACSRTFRAQMRQAFSLTSPKIRQTFSYHSSPMPTPSIFVWVNTEELDNENQLEKVLKRGLSIQAPYGMAFVHGNISLPNLPLVADPSTNLQNNVKVSQRQLKYLFCELLIGKPLQVDNVSLATFDKLLPEFDSFYIKSPSSSPLHHDTFSNFLANENTDTYSHHVKSQFTYTLSYENTSKVKVCPLGVLPAFSFQNHYVLFHSSQVIVRNIVYINVDPLLPENFALPLCENCQSVQAAVWCKADHACFCNKCDQELHLHSKLASRHTRLPLSKRPRSQGYCFIHPTQTYIYYCLVCEKSLCSLCLPHCPHFNQEEQVPLPESNPIVPLNDTTFFSIDFFSQPKNKSSTILNEAKGELAHLKNMYTNVENNLKGLEHEMHTIISNAFQQLDVNNSEQSHWI is encoded by the exons ATGTCCGAAACTCATCACCTTACAAACATTCGTGCTGAATCagaagaatggaatattttggAACATTATTTTATGGCTTGTTCCAGAACGTTTCGGGCACAAATGCGCCAAGCTTTCTCACTCACGTCACCAAAGATTcgacaaacattttcttatcattcCAGTCCAATGCCAACTCCAAGTATTTTTGTATGGGTCAATACTGAAGAATTGGATAACGAGAATCAATTAGAAAAGGTGTTAAAAAGGG GGCTGTCAATTCAAGCACCTTATGGAATGGCGTTTGTCCATGGAAACATTTCCCTTCCAAATCTTCCTCTAGTTGCTGATCCTTCCACTAACTTACAAAACAATGTCAAAGTTTCTCAACGgcagttaaaatatttattttgtgaacTCT TAATAGGCAAACCACTACAAGTCGACAATGTATCTCTTGCTacatttgataaattattacccgagttcgattctttttacattaaatctCCTAGCTCTTCACCGTTACACCatgacactttttcaaacttcCTTGCAAACGAGAATACTGACACTTACTCTCATCATGTGAAATCCCAGTTTACATATACTCTATCCTATGAGAATACTTCCAAAGTCAAAGTGTGTCCTCTTGGAGTCCTTCCTGCTTTCAgttttcaaaatcattacgttttatttcattcttcacAA GTTATTGTTCGCAatattgtatacattaatGTGGATCCTCTATTACCTGAAAATTTTGCTTTACCATTATGCGAGAATTGTCAAAGTGTACAAGCTGCTGTTTGGTGTAAAGCTGATCACGCTTG CTTTTGTAATAAATGCGACCAAGAGTTACATCTCCATTCCAAACTCGCTTCACGACATACACGCCTACCTTTATCTAAG AGACCAAGATCACAAGGATATTGCTTTATTCATCCAACTCaaacatacatttattattgtttggtTTGTGAAAAAAGCTTATGCAGTCTCTGTTTACCGCATTGCCCTCATTTCAATCAAGAGGAGCAAGTTCCACTACCAG AGTCTAATCCTATTGTACCCTTAAACGACACGACTTTCTTTTCAATCGATTTTTTCTCTCAACCCAAAAATAAAAGCTCAACTATTTTAAATGAAGCCAAAGGGGAACTAGcccatttgaaaaatatgtatac GAACGTTGAGAACAACCTGAAAGGACTAGAACATGAGATGCATACTATAATTTCAAACGCGTTTCAACAACTGGATGTAAACAATTCAGAAC AATCTCATTGGATATAG
- the LOC128882956 gene encoding uncharacterized protein LOC128882956 isoform X1, whose translation MSETHHLTNIRAESEEWNILEHYFMACSRTFRAQMRQAFSLTSPKIRQTFSYHSSPMPTPSIFVWVNTEELDNENQLEKVLKRGLSIQAPYGMAFVHGNISLPNLPLVADPSTNLQNNVKVSQRQLKYLFCELLIGKPLQVDNVSLATFDKLLPEFDSFYIKSPSSSPLHHDTFSNFLANENTDTYSHHVKSQFTYTLSYENTSKVKVCPLGVLPAFSFQNHYVLFHSSQVIVRNIVYINVDPLLPENFALPLCENCQSVQAAVWCKADHACFCNKCDQELHLHSKLASRHTRLPLSKRPRSQGYCFIHPTQTYIYYCLVCEKSLCSLCLPHCPHFNQEEQVPLPESNPIVPLNDTTFFSIDFFSQPKNKSSTILNEAKGELAHLKNMYTNVENNLKGLEHEMHTIISNAFQQLDNLIGYRTISILNRKNSLHIAQNLSYMNDQFISYLNSVLPPPDFLFSWLHYKKLEPEFYKPLTLLDEEIIRDTITWENFYLDGRVEFRVDS comes from the exons ATGTCCGAAACTCATCACCTTACAAACATTCGTGCTGAATCagaagaatggaatattttggAACATTATTTTATGGCTTGTTCCAGAACGTTTCGGGCACAAATGCGCCAAGCTTTCTCACTCACGTCACCAAAGATTcgacaaacattttcttatcattcCAGTCCAATGCCAACTCCAAGTATTTTTGTATGGGTCAATACTGAAGAATTGGATAACGAGAATCAATTAGAAAAGGTGTTAAAAAGGG GGCTGTCAATTCAAGCACCTTATGGAATGGCGTTTGTCCATGGAAACATTTCCCTTCCAAATCTTCCTCTAGTTGCTGATCCTTCCACTAACTTACAAAACAATGTCAAAGTTTCTCAACGgcagttaaaatatttattttgtgaacTCT TAATAGGCAAACCACTACAAGTCGACAATGTATCTCTTGCTacatttgataaattattacccgagttcgattctttttacattaaatctCCTAGCTCTTCACCGTTACACCatgacactttttcaaacttcCTTGCAAACGAGAATACTGACACTTACTCTCATCATGTGAAATCCCAGTTTACATATACTCTATCCTATGAGAATACTTCCAAAGTCAAAGTGTGTCCTCTTGGAGTCCTTCCTGCTTTCAgttttcaaaatcattacgttttatttcattcttcacAA GTTATTGTTCGCAatattgtatacattaatGTGGATCCTCTATTACCTGAAAATTTTGCTTTACCATTATGCGAGAATTGTCAAAGTGTACAAGCTGCTGTTTGGTGTAAAGCTGATCACGCTTG CTTTTGTAATAAATGCGACCAAGAGTTACATCTCCATTCCAAACTCGCTTCACGACATACACGCCTACCTTTATCTAAG AGACCAAGATCACAAGGATATTGCTTTATTCATCCAACTCaaacatacatttattattgtttggtTTGTGAAAAAAGCTTATGCAGTCTCTGTTTACCGCATTGCCCTCATTTCAATCAAGAGGAGCAAGTTCCACTACCAG AGTCTAATCCTATTGTACCCTTAAACGACACGACTTTCTTTTCAATCGATTTTTTCTCTCAACCCAAAAATAAAAGCTCAACTATTTTAAATGAAGCCAAAGGGGAACTAGcccatttgaaaaatatgtatac GAACGTTGAGAACAACCTGAAAGGACTAGAACATGAGATGCATACTATAATTTCAAACGCGTTTCAACAACTGGAT AATCTCATTGGATATAGAACTATTTCCATATTGAATCGAAAAAACTCCTTACATATAGCACAAAATTTAAGTTACATGAATGATCAATTTATCTCCTACCTTAATTCGGTTTTACCACCCCcggattttttgttttcttg GCTTCACTATAAAAAACTAGAGCCAGAATTCTACAAACCTCTTACACTACttgatgaagaaataattcgTGATACTATTACATGG GAAAACTTCTACCTGGATGGTCGAGTTGAATTTCGTGTTGATTCATGA
- the LOC128882956 gene encoding uncharacterized protein LOC128882956 isoform X2 has protein sequence MRQAFSLTSPKIRQTFSYHSSPMPTPSIFVWVNTEELDNENQLEKVLKRGLSIQAPYGMAFVHGNISLPNLPLVADPSTNLQNNVKVSQRQLKYLFCELLIGKPLQVDNVSLATFDKLLPEFDSFYIKSPSSSPLHHDTFSNFLANENTDTYSHHVKSQFTYTLSYENTSKVKVCPLGVLPAFSFQNHYVLFHSSQVIVRNIVYINVDPLLPENFALPLCENCQSVQAAVWCKADHACFCNKCDQELHLHSKLASRHTRLPLSKRPRSQGYCFIHPTQTYIYYCLVCEKSLCSLCLPHCPHFNQEEQVPLPESNPIVPLNDTTFFSIDFFSQPKNKSSTILNEAKGELAHLKNMYTNVENNLKGLEHEMHTIISNAFQQLDNLIGYRTISILNRKNSLHIAQNLSYMNDQFISYLNSVLPPPDFLFSWLHYKKLEPEFYKPLTLLDEEIIRDTITWENFYLDGRVEFRVDS, from the exons ATGCGCCAAGCTTTCTCACTCACGTCACCAAAGATTcgacaaacattttcttatcattcCAGTCCAATGCCAACTCCAAGTATTTTTGTATGGGTCAATACTGAAGAATTGGATAACGAGAATCAATTAGAAAAGGTGTTAAAAAGGG GGCTGTCAATTCAAGCACCTTATGGAATGGCGTTTGTCCATGGAAACATTTCCCTTCCAAATCTTCCTCTAGTTGCTGATCCTTCCACTAACTTACAAAACAATGTCAAAGTTTCTCAACGgcagttaaaatatttattttgtgaacTCT TAATAGGCAAACCACTACAAGTCGACAATGTATCTCTTGCTacatttgataaattattacccgagttcgattctttttacattaaatctCCTAGCTCTTCACCGTTACACCatgacactttttcaaacttcCTTGCAAACGAGAATACTGACACTTACTCTCATCATGTGAAATCCCAGTTTACATATACTCTATCCTATGAGAATACTTCCAAAGTCAAAGTGTGTCCTCTTGGAGTCCTTCCTGCTTTCAgttttcaaaatcattacgttttatttcattcttcacAA GTTATTGTTCGCAatattgtatacattaatGTGGATCCTCTATTACCTGAAAATTTTGCTTTACCATTATGCGAGAATTGTCAAAGTGTACAAGCTGCTGTTTGGTGTAAAGCTGATCACGCTTG CTTTTGTAATAAATGCGACCAAGAGTTACATCTCCATTCCAAACTCGCTTCACGACATACACGCCTACCTTTATCTAAG AGACCAAGATCACAAGGATATTGCTTTATTCATCCAACTCaaacatacatttattattgtttggtTTGTGAAAAAAGCTTATGCAGTCTCTGTTTACCGCATTGCCCTCATTTCAATCAAGAGGAGCAAGTTCCACTACCAG AGTCTAATCCTATTGTACCCTTAAACGACACGACTTTCTTTTCAATCGATTTTTTCTCTCAACCCAAAAATAAAAGCTCAACTATTTTAAATGAAGCCAAAGGGGAACTAGcccatttgaaaaatatgtatac GAACGTTGAGAACAACCTGAAAGGACTAGAACATGAGATGCATACTATAATTTCAAACGCGTTTCAACAACTGGAT AATCTCATTGGATATAGAACTATTTCCATATTGAATCGAAAAAACTCCTTACATATAGCACAAAATTTAAGTTACATGAATGATCAATTTATCTCCTACCTTAATTCGGTTTTACCACCCCcggattttttgttttcttg GCTTCACTATAAAAAACTAGAGCCAGAATTCTACAAACCTCTTACACTACttgatgaagaaataattcgTGATACTATTACATGG GAAAACTTCTACCTGGATGGTCGAGTTGAATTTCGTGTTGATTCATGA
- the LOC128882957 gene encoding DDB1- and CUL4-associated factor 13-like isoform X3, with amino-acid sequence MKVKILHRDVEEYDQSFREKGALRPTYRNPDPRLHPLENAHEIQRAIVAAKMEKMFSKPLVAVLDGHRDAVRCIARCHNRLSDIFTGSCDGEIRHWSLSQKRCLRSIKAHEGFVQDISVSHDNMHLLSCGDDGVVRAWQFNALTPVPSQEDIEDTGHLVQLDQDDTQVFGNSILAVKTWTATVTTGETLELWDTSRSSPISSYEWGNDCDGLYHGCFNKADTNLLASSGRDNSVCIFDIRSQQPVSRFILKMRTNHLCWNPMQPLLFTCANEDSNLYTFDIRRLDAARVVHKDFTNAVYAFTGINLNSNVFHRLDVDYSPTGREFVAASADRTLRIFPSDKGRSREIYHGKRMQLVLSCSYSADARFVISGSADFCVRVWKNKAWDSLGPKSQREKRTLAYREALKERYKHIPQVRRILNHRHIPKLVKLTSEKKAAIHSSRQRAEMNRQLNSKLDSTSDKDEKKRAILKVEDS; translated from the exons ATGAAGGTGAAAATTCTTCATCGCGATGTCGAAGAATACGATCAGTCATTTCGAGAAAAAGGTGCTTTAAGACCAACCTACCGTAATCCGGATCCACGGTTGCATCCATTAGAAAAT GCGCATGAAATACAACGGGCCATTGTTGCtgcgaaaatggaaaaaatgttttctaaacCGTTAGTTGCCGTTCTTGACGGACACCGTGACGCCGTGCGTTGCATTGCACGCTGCCACAATCGGCTTTCGGACATTTTTACAGGAAGTTGTGATGGAGAAATACGTCATTGGAGTCTATCACAAAAACGCTGTTTACGATCCATTAAAGCTCACGAAGGATTTGTGCAAG ATATATCAGTTTCTCATGACAATATGCATTTGCTGTCATGCGGTGATGATGGTGTCGTTCGTGCTTGGCAGTTTAATGCATTAACGCCCGTTCCATCTCAAGAAGATATAGAGGACACAGGCCACCTGGTGCAGCTTGATCAGGATGATACGCAGGTTTTCGGAAATTCGATTCTG GCTGTGAAAACTTGGACGGCAACAG TAACGACAGGTGAAACTCTCGAACTTTGGGACACGAGCCGATCTTCCCCTATAAGTTCTTATGAATGGGGAAACGATTGTGATGGTCTTTACCATGGATGTTTTAATAAGGCAGATACCAATCTTTTGGCATCATCTGGAAGAGATAACAGTGTTTGTATTTTTG ATATTCGTAGTCAACAACCTGTCTCAcgttttattcttaaaatgcGAACAAATCATTTATGTTGGAATCCTATGCAGCCGCTATTGTTTACATGTGCTAATGAAGATAGTAATCTTTATACTTTTGATATTCGACGCTTAGATGCTGCGCGAGTTGTTCATAAGGATTTCACGAATGCAGTGTACGCGTTTACTGGCATCAATCTCAATTCAAACGTTTTTCACAGATTAGATGTTGATTATTCCCCAACAGGCCGCGAATTTGTTGCGGCATCTGCAGACAGAACCCTTCGAATTTTCCCTTCTGATAAGGGACGGAGTCGTGAAATTTATCATGGAAAACGCATGCAATT AGTCTTGAGTTGCTCTTATTCAGCGGACGCAAGATTCGTGATTTCAGGTTCAGCCGATTTTTGCGTCCGGGTATGGAAAAACAAAGCATGGGACTCGTTAGGACCA aaatccCAACGTGAGAAACGTACCCTTGCGTACCGGGAAGCATTAAAGGAACGTTATAAACACATTCCACAAGTTCGTCGCATACTTAATCATAGGCATATACCTAAGCTAGTTAAATTAACAAGTGAAAAGAAAGCCGCTATTCATTCGTCTCGTCAAAGAGCGGAAAtgaatcgtcaattaaattctaaattggATAGTACGAGTGATAAAGACGAAAAGAAGCGAGCCATTTTAAAGGTGGAggattcataa